The stretch of DNA GAGGCCGACTTTGGTCTAAGCCCGGAGGGTATGATTTCAACAAGTGCCATTGGGGAAATTCGTGCTTCGTATTTAAATTTTATAAGGCAGCGCCACTGAGCTCTGACCAAGCCTATAAAAAACAGGTTTTCTATGAAGGAATTAATTTGGAACTTGATATAAAGCTGAAACTGCTGGAACGGATGTATCAATTATACGACGATAGTCTCGCATCCTATGACCTGGCCTGCCGGAAATTTTGTTTGGACTGCTGTACCCGTAATGTCACAATCACTACCCTGGAGGGGTATCAGATTATCAGGCATTTATTATTTCATGACCAGCTGAAATTTTTAGAGAGACTGAAGGCAGATGTGTCGCTTCCGCGCTTTCAGCCCCGCACCACCACGAACCGGATTGCCCGGCTGTGCGCGGCGGGAGATGATATTCCGGCTGAAGAAACCGATTCCGACAGGGGCGCCTGTCCCTTGCTGGAAGACAGCCTGTGCCGCATTTATGCGGTCCGGCCGTTCGGGTGCCGCTGCCTGGTTTCTATAAAAAAATGCGCTGACACCGGCTGTGCCGAAGTGGATGACTTTCTGCTGAGCGTAAACACCGTGTTCCTGCAATATATTGAACATATCGATATGAAAGGCCGGTCCGGGAATCTTATCGATGTGCTGCTCTGGATGGAATCGGAAAAAAACCGTCAGATTTATGAAGGGGGCGCCCTGCCGGAAAGCGAAATGATCGGCAACCAGCCGATCCCATTTCTGTTTGTCCCGCCGAAACACCGGGACAGAATGAAACCGATCATAAACGCGCTGCAGTCGCTTTAAAAGATGATCCTAAATTTTGATGGTCTCGTAAAAAGTCGAAAATGCTTCTCAATCGTCATTCCCGCGAAAGCGGGAATCCAGTGATTTCAATATGCAAAATTTCCGGCAACTGGAATTTTACTGCTTGCCCTTGACGGTTAAAGACGATTTTCATATACTCTCATTGGTTTTTATTAGTTTTTGTAGATATCTAAACGGCCCACCTGCTGTGGCATTGTAAACCCAGACAGAACCTGGCCAAGAGGGATGTAATTACTGCTGAAGAACGCTGGGTTGGCGTCGATGATGTGGCCACCCACCTTGGGGTTGCCAAACACTCTGTGTATAGATGGATCGAACAGCGGGCGCTTCCATCTCACCGGGTGGGGCGGCTCTTTCGTTTCAAGTTATCCGAAATAGACGAGTGGGTGAATTCCGGCGGAGCCGGCTACAAAAAACCTGATTCCAGGGAAAATCACTAATGGCGAAACCACTCGCCGATAGAATCATAAAGAGAATCATCCAGTCAGCCAAGCTGTAGCACCGTCTTGTCATGCCGACGGCTCACGGCGACCCCGGCGGAAATGAGAAAGCGGTTCAATGACGAATAAACCAAAAAGTCCGGATACGAGTTTGGATGTCCATTACGATTCGGTCCTTGGGGACATCTCCAATGTCATTGATGCGGCCAGAAGGTCTGCAGCCCGTTCGATAAATTACATCATGACTGCGGCTTATTGGCTGGCCGGAAGGCGTATCGTGGAGTCCGAACAGGAAGGCGAGAAACGCGCCACGTACGGAGAGGAATTGCTCAAACGGTTGTCGGTCGATCTTGGCAAACGTTATGGACGTGGGTTCGGAGTTGATAATCTCCAGCGATTTCGCGCCTTCTACCTCGTTTACCCCCCAGAACGAATTTACGCGACACTGTCGCGTAAATTGCCTGATGAAGACCAGATCGGGAAATACGCAACGCCGTTGCGTATTTCTCAAACGAAATCAATGGACAAACCTGACGGTTCAATTCTCCAGACACCGTCTGCAGAATTGGCCCTTGTCGAGATTGCGCGCTGTTTCCATCTACCCTGGTCTGCCTATGTCCGCTTGCTTTCGGTGAAAAATGAAAATGCCAGGGGCTTCTACGAAACCGAAGCTTTGCGCGGCGGCTGGTCGGTGCGGCAACTCGACCGGCAGATTAATTCCCAGTTCTACGAACGGACAGCCCTTTCCCGCAACAAAACCGCCATGTTGAGCAAGGGGCAAAAGGCGCTGCCTGAAGATACTGTTCTTCCTGAAGAAGAAATCAAAGACCCTTTTATGCTGGAATTTCTTGGCCTCAAGGACGAATATTCCGAAACCGACCTGGAAGAGGCGCTTATCCGACATCTGGAGACCTTTCTCTTGGAGTTGGGCGGCGATTTCTGCTTTATCGGCAGACAGAAGCGCCTTCGCATCGGTGACGAATGGTATCGGGTGGACCTGCTCTTTTTCCATCGTCGCCTGCGATGCCTGGTGATCATCGACCTGAAGCTCGGCAAATTCACCCACTCCGATGCCGGTCAGATGCACCTTTATCTCAACTATGCGCGGGAACACTGGGTTCACAAGGATGAAAATCCACCCGTGGGGCTGATCCTTTGCGCCCGAAAAGATGAGGCCGTCGCCCGGTACGCCCTTGAAGGGCTCCCTAACAAGGTGATGGCCTCGGAGTATCGGACGGCACTGCCGGATGAAAAGGAACTGGCGGCCGAGATTGAACGGACACAGGCTTTGCTGCAGGATCGAAAAAGAACCGCTTTGACTTTGCGCCCGGCAATTAGGACAAAAAAAGGTAAAAAAACCACGCGGAGCTCAGCAGGCAGAAAAGGGGCTGCAAAGGGGCCAAAGGGATCATAAATAGCGCAACCGGCACAAGTCGTTCAGAAATCGGATGCAATCCGGGAGCAGGAAACGGATTTCAGGAATTCCTCCCTGGAGAGGAGAGCGGTTGTCATAAAAACATTCCGTTATCCCAACATTTTTTTCTACAACCGCTTATACCGCAATTCATTGTTTCGGAACTTTATTATGGAAAGCGGTATAACACTCCATACGTAAACCAATGCCGAAAAAGAAAACAAAACTGGATCGATTTGCCGATTTGACCTGGAATGATCTCGAGGAATGGGCCGGAAGCAAGATCGTCTCCCGGGGGAAGAATTATCAGCGTCAGGGCCATGTCAGTGATTTGGCCGTAACCGAAGACGACGGCCTGATCGCCTGGGTGGACGGTACGGAAAGGTATGCTACCAAGGTGGCCATGGATGACGACGGTCTGCCGGATTCGGTCTGCACCTGCCCTTATGAAGTGGATTGCAAGCACGGGGTGGCGGTGGTGGTCGATTATCTCAAGCGGATGGAAGACAATAAGCCCTTTCCCAAGGCAGGCCGGGACGATGCCCGCTTGAAGCTACTGAAAGATGAAGACTGGGATGATGAACCGATTGATGAGGAAATGGCGGTATCCGAGGACGTGCAAAAGGAGATCGACCCGTTTCTAAAAGGAAAAACAAAAACTCAACTCATTGAGCTATTTCACGAAATCGCGCGACAGCACCCTGAAATGGCGCAGGCGCTTGAAGACCACCGGCAATTGACATCAGGCCATACCAAAACACTGGTGACACGCCTTCGCCGTGAAATTCAAGAGATCGGCAATGAACCCGGCTGGCAGGATTACTGGCGGGGCGGCGGGTATACGCCGGACTATTCCGGAATTCGCAAGAAGCTTGAAACACTACTTGAAACCGGGCATGCCGACGAGGTGCTGAAGCTGGGGCGGGAACTGATGTCCACCGGTATCCGCCAGGTGGAGGAGAGCCATGACGAGGGTGAGACGGCGATGGAGGTTGCCGACTGTATGCCGGTGATCGTCAAAGCATTGGATCGGTCTTCACTTGATTCTGCCGATAAGCTGAACTGGGCTTTAGATGCCGAGCTAAAGGACCAGTACGAGGTGTGTGAGGCCTTTGTCGAATATCTCCACCGCCAGCACCCCAAATCCGCCTGGCAGGCCCTTGCGGACCGGCTGTTGTTGCGTTTGAAGGAGGTGAAACATTCTAAAGGCGCTGACGATTTCAGCCGCCGCTACGAACGTGACCGGCTCAGTGACTGGGCGATCTACGCCTTGGATCAGGCCGGCCGGAAGGACGAGATTATCCCCCTATGTGAGGCTGAGGCCAACAAGACGGGCAGCTATGACCGCTTGGTCAAGCTCCTGGTTTCGGCACGTCGCTATGAGGAGGCCGAATGCTGGATTCGGGAGGGAGTCCAAGCGACAAAAGACAAATGGCCTGGGATCGCCGCCGGACTGCGTAATGCACTTCGGGAAATTCGAACGCAACAGAAGAACTGGCCTGTGGTGGCGGCGATACAGGTCGAGGAATTCGTACGCCGTCCCTCGCGACAGGCTTTTACAAGCTGCCAAAAGGCCGCTGCCAAGGTCATGGCTTGGCCTGAGGTGCGCGAATTCCTATTGCAATACCTCGAAAAAGGCGAGCCGCCCTGGAAGCGGGAGGGCTGGTCCCTTCCGGATTCCGGCCTGGATGTGCCGGAAACTGAACGAAAAGACCGATTTCCAATGGTGAGCGATCTTATTGAAATGGCCATATTGGAAAAGAAACCCGAACGAGTATTATTTTGGTACGACCGGCTTCCAAAGAAACAATACGGGTGGTACGGCATTGACGACGATGAGGTTGCCACGGCCGTTCAAACCCATGCCCCGGATCGAGCGGTGGCCATCTGGAAGCGCAAGGCGGAAAAATTGATCGCCCAGGTCAAGCCAAAGGCATACCAGGAGGCGGGCCGATACTTGCGCAAGGCCGCCAAAATCATGGCCGAAGAAAGAAAACAAGCGGAGTGGAACCGATATCTGCAAAGCCTGAGGGAACACCATGCCCGCAAGATCCGACTGACTGCGGTCCTGGATAGCCTAGACGAAAAACCGATCATAAAAAAGAAGACACCGTCGAAATAACGATCTTTAACAGCAGGATCACACTGTTCACGTCGGATGACGAAAAGGTGCGACGCATCCACCAAATCCTCTGTAAATTTAACCAACCATGGGACGGTTGGTGGCGAAGATAAAGACGAATATGGAAAAGGCTGTTGTTGAAAAAGCCACAAGTCCGATTAAGACTTAAATTTTTAACAGCTCGGCGGCATTTTTCCCCAGAATACGCCGGGTTTCATCCGGCGAAAGTCCGGCTGCTTCCATTTCCTTGAAATATTTGGCAGGCTTGATCAACGGATAGTCGCTGCCGAACAAAATTTTTTCAGGGCCCACAATTTGAACGGCAATGCTGTAAACCTTGGGATCATATAGAAAGGGGGATGCAGCCGTATCAAAATAAATATTTTGCAGGCTTTCCTTGATTTCCTTTTTTACCAGATGGAAGAAAAACAGTCCCCCGCCCCAGTGGGCCAGAACGATCTTGTTTTCAGGAAACTTCCGTATCAGCCCATAGAGCTGCGGAAACGTCATGGGAACTTTGCCGGGATATTTATGACCGATGGGCTTATTGGTATGAATCAGAACCGGCACATCGGCCTGCCGGCAGATCTCCATAATGGGCGCCAAACGATTAATGGACCCCTCATCAAACCCAGACTGATAATATGCAAGCTCACCGACGCCGGAAAAACTTCCCGCCAGACAGCGCTGCGCTTCGGTTACAGCTTCCTCACTGAATGGATCCAGACAGCAAAAACCGATCAGACGCGTTGGAAATCTTTCTATTGATTCAGCGATATAGTCGTTATGATCGCTCAGGGTCTTGGGGTTTTTCCAGGGGAAACCAAAGACGACGGCCTTGTCGATTTCCTGTGCGTCCATCACCGCGATCAGCTCCTGCGCCCCAATCAATTTTGACTTCGGCAAACTGTAAAGCAATGAAAACGCCGTCTCGGCAGGAAAATACTTCTCCCTGTTCTCGCGGATCTTCCCGGGAAAAATATGCGTATGAAAATCGATGATCATGTCTCTATCCCGCCTGAAGATATACTTTTATGGTTAAAATACATTTCACATGAGTTCGTGGCAACAAAAAAATGCTGCCGCAGGGCCAATCATCAATTTTGCAGAAAAATCTGCAAGAATCCAACCGCACACTTTGCCTAACCCTTTGTAATTTTGCGATGTTATTTAGAAAGCACGGTTGACAACCCAAGCCCCTTCTGATATTTTTATTGCGGTAAAATCACGACCGGCGGATGTTGATGCCTGTGGGAGCGTCTGCTAAGTTCACACAATACATACGACAACTTTTGGGAGAATAATACCATGGCCATCTTAAACAATCTCAAGCGGCAATTACGGTCCGTCATCGAGTGGCGTGAACCCAGGCCCGATACGCTTTTTTACCAGTGGAGCGACAACGGCGATGAAATCAAAAACGTCTCCAAGCTGATTGTCAATCCTGGCCAGGGCTGTATTTTCGTTTACGAAGGCAAGATCCGTTCGGTCTTGGACAAACCCTGTCTGGTGGAACTTGAAACAGCCAACATCCCCTTCTGGACCACCATCAAAAAATTCATGCAGTCTTTTGAAAGCGAGCACAAGGTCGGCATCTATTATTTCCGCACCAGCAAGGTGCTCAATCAGAAATGGGGGACCCTGGCGCCCATCAAATATGAAGACCCGAAATTCGGATTCCCGGTGGCACTGAAGGCTTTCGGCAATTTCAGCTACCGCATTGTTGAGCCGCGGGACTTTTTCGTCAACGTGGTGGGCGGACACAATAACTTCACCACCACCGATTTTCGCAGCATCATGAGCGAACGCCTGGTGCATCCCATCACCGACCACATCGCCGAACTCCGTTTGTCCTTCACGGAGATAGACGCTCAGCGTGAAGAAATCGCCCAGGGCATGGCCGAAAAATTGACCGCTGACTTTGCCAAGCTCGGCTTTGAAATCACGGACTTCCGCATCGAAGGAACCAATTTTGACGAGGAGACCGTCAGACGCATCGGTCGGATTGCCGACCTGACCGCCGAAGCCCAGGCCATCAAAGCGGTGGGGGTTGATTACGCCGAACTGATGAAGCTGGAAGCCCTCAAGGAAGCGGCTAAAAACGAAGGCGGCGGCGCCGGCATGGGGGTGGGGCTCGGGGCCGGCCTCGGCATGGGACAGGCCATGGCCCAGTCCATGACCCAAAAGACCGCGGCCGCACCAGCATCGGACACCGGCAGCGATCCGGCGGCAAAACTGACCCAGCTAAAAAAAATGCACGAAGAGGGTCTGATCACCGACGAGGAATATACCGCCAAGAAAAAACAGATCCTTGATGCTTTTTAGGGGATGATGCCATGGCCAGCTGTTGCAGTTGTTCAGCCCCGCTTCCTGCCGACACCAGTCGCTGCGGTTATTGCGGTACACGCAATGACATGAATTTTGCTGCCATTAATCACTTTGCGGTTTCCCGGGAAGAGTCCGGACGGCAATGCCCCCATTGTCAGATTTTCCTCCAGTCCATCCGCCCGACGCCGGACAGCGCCTTTGTTCTCGAACGCTGCGAAATCTGCTTCGGGCTGTTTTTCGATCCGGGTGAGGTACAGGCATTTCTCGAGGCTTCGGTGACGAAGGCTTTCGAAGTCAATTTCAAGGAGATTGTCAACATCAACCGGGAGCGCGCCGACAAAGACCGGCAGGTCCGCTATATCAAATGCCCGGAATGCGGCAAATTCATGAACCGGGTCAATTTCGGCTACCGCAGCGGCGTGGTCATGGACCAGTGCAGGCAGCACGGCGTCTGGATGGACAACGGTGAGCTCATCCATCTGATGGAATGGAAAAACGCCGGCGGACAGTTGCTGGACGAGCGCCAAAAGACTCAGCGCTTAAAAGAAGAACAGCGCAAGGCCCGGACGGCTGCCGCCAAAAAAACCGGCGCCGGCGCCATCTCCTTTGACAACCGCATTGACGACGCCCCCGGCGACCTGGCCCAGGCAGCCTTTTCCCTCCTGTCAAAATTCTTCGGGTGATCCGACCCGAAAAACAGGCTCATCTGCTTCTATCATGCGACCGGGTATTATATGATTCACTATTTTAAGGCCTGAAACCTTGAACCTGAAACCTTGAACCATTTATATGTTTATCATCGCCGGCATCTCACCCAGAATAAAAACGCTTGACGGCACGCCCCGCATTTGTCCGTCCTGCGGACTGGCCCAGGCTTATCTCAAGAGGTCCGACAGCTATTTCAGCCTTTTTTTTATTCCACTTTTTCGCGTCAAAAAAGGGGAGTCGTTTATCCGTTGTGAACGTTGTGAAACCGTCGTGTCGGATAAGGCCGCCCCCTTTCGCACTTGGAAGGCCCAACGCACAAATCAATGCAAAAGCTGCGGAAAAACGATGGATAAAGGATTTGTCTACTGCCCCTACTGTGGGAAACCAGTTGCTTAAGAAACAGGACACCGTATCTAAAACGGTAAATACCAGGGCCACGAATGCTTAAAAACATCCACTCCCGGCAAGCTATTGAACCTGATACGGAACGCCATGTCGTCCTCGTCACCCCGGAAGTCCACTGGAATACCGGCAATGTCGGTCGGACCTGTCTGGGCGCCGGTGCGTTTCTGCACCTGGTAAAACCCCTGGGATTTTCCCTGGACAGCCGTGAAGTCAAGAGGGCCGGGCTGGATTACTGGTCAAAGGTAAAACTCTCGGTCTGGGATAATTTTGATGATTTTTTAGAAAAGATGTCGCCCCAAGAAGAGGAAATGGCCTTATTTACCAAAAACGGAACCCGGCTTTTCTGGTCGCTCTCTGCATCAAAACGATTGTTTCTTGTGTTTGGCCCGGAATCCAAAGGATTGTCCAGTAACATGCTTTCGCGCTACCCCCATTCAAGCTATCGCATTCCCGTCTCCCCGGAGATCAGGTCATTGAATCTGTCAACGGCGGTTGGGATTGCACTTTATGAAAGTTTGAGGTTTAATTCCGTATCTATTAACGAAGGAAACGGTTTTCGCTAAAAACAATTCGACCGAACATGCTTATCATTGCCAACCCGAAATAGACGGCAGAGAGGGCGGAATAAATGAAATCGGCTGTTGAAATCCATTCGGCAAACCAGCCACCCCCAAGAAGCTTAAATGGATCTTTGCGGGTAGTGGCCGGCATTGGCCGGCTTCACATCACGGCCATCGCGGCCATGGGCGTTTTTACCTTTGGCTGGCTGTTTACCGGAAGCTACCCCTGGTTCCTGACGGTTGTCTGTGCACTGGACTGGTTTATTGTCAACCTGACGAACCGCGTGGTGGACATCGCAGAAGACAGCGTCAACGACATCCGCCATACGGACTGCGTTTATCATCACCGCAAGCGCTTGCTGACTTTGAGCATGACGCTGATGGTCGGTTCGCTGGCGGTTGTACATATGATCAATCCGGCGATCACCCCGCTGAGGATTGCCGGCCACCTGTTGGGCGTCTTTTACAACTGGCCGCTGTTGCCGGGGACGCGCCGCTTGAAAGAGATCTACTTCTGGAAAAACACCGCCTCGGGCGCCGGTTTCTTAATTACGGTTTTCGGGTATCCCCTGGCGACCGCCTTCTGGATAAATGAGAAGCATTCCTTTCCGCCGGGAATCACCTGGACAACGGTCTTCCTGACCGCGGTATTCTTTTCCCTTTTTATTCAGAGCTACGAAATTCTTTATGATCTCCGAGATATAAAAGGAGATGCCCTCCGCGGCATCCGAACCTATCCGGTCGTCCATGGCGAACGGATCGCCGTCCTTATGATCGACACCCTGATTGTTGCGTCCGCCGTTGTTTTAACACTGGGCTATGTGCGGGGTGTTGTCCCCTGGCGCATTTTCATCATGATCGCCGCGCCCCTTCTCCAGATTGTCGTTTACAAATACGCCTTGCACCGGCAGGAGCTGATGGCAGGCTGTATCCGTCTTACATGGATGGGGGCAGCGCTTTTCTGTATTTATCATCTGTGGGTGCTGGCGGACCTGCCGGGAGCTGATTTTTAATGATGCTTCTGGAGCTGGCAGGAATCTTTTTCAGTATCTTTATTGTTTTTGGTTTTGCGGCCAAAGACCCTCGCCCCGTCCGCTTTTTGGCAAGGGCGGTCATTGTTTCCGCCTCAGCCTGGATGGCTGAAGAAAGCTGTATTCTGCTGTACCGTTTTTATGCTTATCACCCCAACTGGAATTTATGTTTAGATCAGGTCCCCCTGCTGATTGTTGTCACCTGGCCGATCATCATCTTCTCAGCCATGGAGTTGACGTCCCGCATTCGGATCGCGCACCCCGTAAAGGGCCTGTTTGCGGGCGCTGCCGTGGTTGCCAGCGATAGCTTATTTATCGAACCGATTTCCGTCAAGGCCGGACTTTGGCAATGGACGCTGCCGGGATTATTCAACGTGCCGCCCATCGGCATTCTGGGCTGGTTCTTTTTTGCGCTCCTGAGTATAGGCGTCTTGAACACCAAGCGCTTGAAGGGGCCCCGGACCATCCATGACACCCTGCTGCTTGTCATACCCGTATTGGGCACTCATTTTTTGCTGCTGCTCTCTTGGTGGGGGGCCTTTCGATGGATAAATTTTCAGTTGCCGATCCCGGCAATCGTCGGGGTCGGCTGGTGTGTTTCTTTTGTTATGATTGCCACCATTCTTAAAAAACAAACCGGCAGAGGAATAAGAAAAAGAACCCTGCTGCTGCGCATCCCGGCGGCCCTTTTCTTCTTTGGCTTGTTGGTGGTGAAAGCGACTGCCCCCCTCCCCCTGGCAGCTTATGCGATCGCTTTTGTGCCCCCTTATGTATTGCTCATGCTCCAACAGTATCGGCGCCATGCCACTTGACTATCAAAACCTTTTTCACTATATCCGGACAAAGACGGCACAACTCCCTTAAGCGAAAAAAATGAAGGGCCACCCGAAGCCATGAAAACCTCATCATCTTTGTTTAATAAAAGCGTCCCAGAATCCCGGCAACTGATAGATGTTGCCCTGGGCCGCGAGGCTGCCGACCTAGCCGTCGTCAATGCAAGTTTGCTGAACGTTTACACTGGAGAAGTTCTGAAAAACTACGCAGTCTGCGCCAAGGGAAGATGGATCGCCTATATGGGCGACAACCCCGGCAGCATCATTACTGCCGGCACTCATGTTATCGATGCCCAGGGCTGCCCGCTGATTCCCGGCCTTATCGACGGCCATGCCCACCTTGCCTGGATGTATACGGCCGCTGAATTTTTAAAACATGTCATCCCGGGGGGGACCACCACCATCGTTACTGAAACCATGGAAACGTTTCCCGTCGCCGGCCATGACGGTGTCATCGATTTTTTAAATTCCTGCAAAGAGCAGCCCGTTAAAATCTTTGCCACGGCGCCGGTAATGGTTTCCATCAGCCAACAGGCCCGGGGCATTTCCACGGACGCCTTACGTTCGCTTCTTGAAAGAGACGATATCCTAGGGCTGGGAGAATCTTACTGGCAGGCCGTACTCCAGGACCCGGACAGCATTCTGCCCATTTTTAGACAGGCGCAGCTTTTCAATAAAACCCTGGAGGGACACACCGCCGGAGCAACCGCCGGCAAATTGGTGGCCTCTGTTGCCGCCGGTATCTCCTCCTGTCATGAGCCCATCACCGCGGACGAAGTTTTAGACCGGCTGCGCCTGGGACTGAACGTCATGATCAGAGAGGGCAGCATTCGCAGAGACCTCCAATCCATTTCCCGGATAAAAGACAGCGGCATTAGCTTCAGGCGGCTTTCCTTCGTAACCGACGGGATTGAACCGAAAGATCTCCTTGAAAAAGGATACATGGAATTTGTCGTACAAAAGGCCATTGACTGCGGCTTTGACCCGGTTGCCGCCATCCGCATGGCCACACTAAACGTGGCGGAACATTTTTCAATAGACAGTCTTGTGGGCGGGATCGCCCCGGGCCGGTTTGCAGACATGCTTATCCTTCCCGACCTCAAGACCATTAAGCCCCGATATGTCATCAGCAACGGCCGGCTGGTCGCCCGGGACGGCCGTCTTCTGGTTACTCCCAGGATTCATCAGTTCAGCCAAAAGAGCCGGAAGAGCGTCGCCCTTCCCAGGGAACTGAAACCGTCGGATTTTTCCGTTCCGGCAAAAAGCGGTGAAACAAAAGCCGGCGTCAGAATGATTGAACTGATCACCGACCTGGTGACCCGAGAAAAACATGAAACGCTTGCCGCAGCCGGCGGCGAAATTCAGGCGGATCTTGATAGAGATATCATCAAAGTGGCTGCCATCGACCGGACCCATGTGCCCGGCAAAATGTTTACCGGCTTTATCAGGGGCTTTAACCTCAAATCCGGCGCCATTGCATCCAGCGGGGCCTGGGACACATCGGACATAGTGGTCGTGGGCACAAATAGTGCGGACATGGCAACGGCGGTAAACCGGATTATGGCCTTGCAGGGCGGCGCCGTTGTCTGCAGCCGCGGCGACATCCTGGCTGAAATTCCGCTGCCGATAATGGGTATCATTTCCGAGCTTCCCATGAGAGACCTGGCGGCGAAACTTGAAGGCTTGAACGCGGCAATTTCACAGTTGGGCGTTTCTTTAAAAAACCCCTTGTTGACGCTGATCACCCTTACCGGCGCCGCTATTCCCTATTTAAGGATCTGTGAAGAAGGCCTGGTGAATCTGAAAGACGGCCGGCCCCTTGGATTATTCATAGATTAATATTAAATACTTGAAGATTGCATACAAGACTAAGATGAATAAGAATTAAAAATGAAAATACTCAACTCAAAGTTGGATCTTCAGTTGTTTTACCATCAAGCAAGCGAAGCACGCCAAAAAGCGATATTATTAGATTATGATGGAACACTTGCGCCATTTCACGTCAATCCCGAAAAAGCCTTCCCTTACCCCGGTGTGCGTGAGATGCTGAAGAAAGTCATGCAAGCACCTGATGTTCGGACGGTTTTTATCAGCGGCAGGTGTATCAGGGATTTGGAAGCCCTTTTAGAGTTCGATGTCAAACCGGAGTTAAGGGGCTCTCATGGGTTGGAAAGATTGAAGTCGGACGGTTCCTATGAGGTTGCCTCAATGGATGAAATGGCCGTGCAAGGTCTGGTCATGGCCGATGAGTGGATCGAAACAACCGACTATCTAAATCGATGT from Desulfobacterales bacterium encodes:
- a CDS encoding adenine deaminase C-terminal domain-containing protein; protein product: MKTSSSLFNKSVPESRQLIDVALGREAADLAVVNASLLNVYTGEVLKNYAVCAKGRWIAYMGDNPGSIITAGTHVIDAQGCPLIPGLIDGHAHLAWMYTAAEFLKHVIPGGTTTIVTETMETFPVAGHDGVIDFLNSCKEQPVKIFATAPVMVSISQQARGISTDALRSLLERDDILGLGESYWQAVLQDPDSILPIFRQAQLFNKTLEGHTAGATAGKLVASVAAGISSCHEPITADEVLDRLRLGLNVMIREGSIRRDLQSISRIKDSGISFRRLSFVTDGIEPKDLLEKGYMEFVVQKAIDCGFDPVAAIRMATLNVAEHFSIDSLVGGIAPGRFADMLILPDLKTIKPRYVISNGRLVARDGRLLVTPRIHQFSQKSRKSVALPRELKPSDFSVPAKSGETKAGVRMIELITDLVTREKHETLAAAGGEIQADLDRDIIKVAAIDRTHVPGKMFTGFIRGFNLKSGAIASSGAWDTSDIVVVGTNSADMATAVNRIMALQGGAVVCSRGDILAEIPLPIMGIISELPMRDLAAKLEGLNAAISQLGVSLKNPLLTLITLTGAAIPYLRICEEGLVNLKDGRPLGLFID
- the otsB gene encoding trehalose-phosphatase produces the protein MKILNSKLDLQLFYHQASEARQKAILLDYDGTLAPFHVNPEKAFPYPGVREMLKKVMQAPDVRTVFISGRCIRDLEALLEFDVKPELRGSHGLERLKSDGSYEVASMDEMAVQGLVMADEWIETTDYLNRCEKKPGCLAVRWRGLNERKISEMKSQVMETFSRIAEDWKLSLEEFDGGLELRAPVRNKGDAVKTVLYEMGPDVVAAYLGDDVTDEDAFKAIKGRGLAVLVRNALRPTAADIWIKPPEELLNFLSNWLPRGGK